A region from the Geobacter benzoatilyticus genome encodes:
- a CDS encoding AraC family transcriptional regulator yields MNNRMEVALETLRESIARWTNKGDQQPSAIPALSLFREDEPTEPMSAVYEPSICMVVQGAKRVLLGNEVYVYNDHQYLITSVDLPAFFQVIEASKESPLLGLKLTFEIQEVSQLLIDSNFPHHRAQKSAHGMATSEITLPLLTAFQRLIDLLDEEKDIPILSPIIQKEIIYLLLVGEQGARLRQIAAAGSQSQQVARAIEWLKNNFAQQLRIDDLASQARMSTSSFHNHFRSMTALSPLQYQKHLRLHEARRLMLAESLDAATAAFQVGYESPSQFSREYGRLFGAPPLRDITGLRRLAADAGSLKHP; encoded by the coding sequence ATGAACAACAGGATGGAAGTAGCGCTCGAAACCTTAAGAGAGAGCATTGCCCGATGGACGAACAAGGGCGATCAACAGCCAAGCGCGATCCCGGCTTTATCACTTTTTCGAGAAGACGAACCGACCGAACCTATGAGCGCGGTGTACGAACCAAGCATTTGCATGGTCGTTCAGGGTGCTAAACGCGTGTTACTTGGAAATGAAGTGTATGTGTATAACGATCACCAGTACTTGATCACGTCTGTGGACCTACCAGCATTTTTCCAGGTTATCGAAGCGAGCAAAGAAAGCCCATTACTGGGACTCAAGTTAACGTTTGAAATACAGGAGGTTTCTCAACTGCTCATTGACAGCAATTTTCCCCATCATCGGGCGCAAAAATCTGCTCATGGTATGGCTACAAGCGAAATCACCCTGCCACTGCTCACAGCCTTTCAGCGTCTCATCGACCTGCTCGATGAAGAGAAAGACATTCCAATTCTTTCGCCCATAATTCAGAAGGAGATCATTTACCTACTGCTTGTTGGAGAACAAGGAGCACGTTTGCGTCAGATTGCAGCGGCGGGAAGCCAGAGTCAACAGGTAGCGCGGGCAATTGAATGGCTGAAAAACAACTTCGCCCAGCAACTTCGCATCGATGACCTGGCATCCCAGGCACGCATGAGCACGTCTTCATTCCATAACCATTTTCGCTCCATGACCGCTTTGAGCCCATTGCAATACCAGAAGCATCTGCGTCTGCATGAGGCCAGGCGCTTGATGCTGGCGGAGTCACTGGATGCCGCAACCGCGGCATTCCAGGTGGGCTACGAGAGCCCTTCGCAGTTCAGTCGGGAGTACGGCCGCCTGTTCGGCGCGCCGCCGCTGCGCGACATCACCGGCTTGCGGCGACTGGCGGCGGACGCCGGGTCACTGAAGCACCCGTGA
- a CDS encoding cyclophilin-like fold protein, with the protein MKTKISMVLAVIIISIVSIATNSGAQAMKHEDLKKSERMKIRLKVDDKIITATMIDSKTTRDFISLLPLTLDMNDLFRREKYAHLPKKISTAGERAHKYEVGEIVYWSPGPDVAIYYREDGERIPAPGIIVIGKIDSGVESLNVAGSVNVTIELIK; encoded by the coding sequence ATGAAGACAAAAATCAGTATGGTTTTGGCAGTCATTATTATTTCAATAGTCAGCATAGCAACAAATTCGGGGGCTCAGGCTATGAAACATGAGGACTTGAAAAAGTCAGAACGTATGAAAATACGCTTGAAAGTCGATGACAAGATCATTACAGCCACGATGATTGACAGCAAAACCACCCGAGATTTTATTTCCCTGCTGCCGCTAACACTGGATATGAACGACCTGTTTCGCAGAGAAAAATACGCCCATCTACCTAAAAAGATCTCGACTGCGGGGGAGCGGGCGCATAAGTATGAAGTCGGGGAAATTGTTTACTGGTCTCCGGGTCCTGACGTAGCCATCTACTATCGAGAAGACGGCGAGAGGATACCCGCACCTGGCATTATTGTTATCGGTAAAATTGATTCCGGTGTGGAGTCTCTTAATGTAGCTGGCTCAGTAAATGTGACAATTGAGCTTATCAAGTAA
- a CDS encoding TetR/AcrR family transcriptional regulator, giving the protein MKEADSGSHRADRGAMRRSGAPAGPRKADLKRATLIEAAGRLFVEKGYEATTMDEIAAAANFAKGTLYHYFSNKAELLRVLREVFENEVMEKVSARVESCPADDWRGRIIAWIEAAVEAYFKLRELHDVVIYSLGMPFRHTMAEAEITRYLTGLIRDGGKAGAWQVDDERWTAVIMFYAFRGACDEAMMGTERAEDVPKKLNDLFLRILGGQG; this is encoded by the coding sequence ATGAAAGAGGCCGATTCAGGCTCACATCGAGCGGATCGCGGAGCAATGCGTCGGAGTGGCGCGCCGGCGGGTCCACGCAAGGCCGATCTGAAACGCGCCACGTTGATTGAAGCAGCAGGGAGGTTATTCGTGGAAAAGGGCTACGAGGCCACCACCATGGATGAGATCGCTGCCGCCGCCAATTTTGCCAAGGGGACGCTTTATCATTACTTCTCCAACAAGGCTGAACTGCTTCGGGTTTTGCGGGAAGTTTTCGAAAACGAGGTCATGGAGAAGGTCAGTGCACGCGTTGAAAGCTGTCCCGCCGATGATTGGCGCGGACGCATCATTGCCTGGATCGAGGCAGCGGTCGAGGCCTACTTTAAATTAAGAGAACTTCATGACGTCGTGATCTACAGCTTGGGAATGCCGTTTCGGCACACCATGGCCGAGGCCGAAATCACCCGATATCTTACAGGACTGATCCGTGATGGCGGCAAAGCAGGAGCCTGGCAGGTTGATGACGAACGTTGGACCGCTGTGATCATGTTTTACGCCTTTCGCGGCGCTTGCGACGAGGCCATGATGGGAACAGAGCGTGCCGAAGACGTGCCCAAAAAACTCAACGATCTGTTTCTTAGAATTTTGGGTGGGCAGGGGTGA
- a CDS encoding alpha/beta hydrolase yields the protein MNKNSFITHCFRILTAMTLGMTGVGVASAADKSNGADNFYKSERVIMQKVEFKNQYNMNVAGNLFIPKGLKQSTKNPAIIVGHPMGAVKEQSANLYATKMAEQGFVTLSLDLSFWGESEGQPRNAVSPDIYAEDFSAAVDFLGTRPFVDKERIGAIGICGSGSFVISAAKIDQRMKAIATVSMYDMGAAFRNGLRHSQTVEQRKQIFTAAAEQRYVEFTGGETKYVGGTVHQLNADTDPIQREFYDFYRTPRGEFTPKSSSPALTTHPTLTSVVKFANFYPFTDIETISPRPMLFITGENAHSREFSEDAYKKATEPKELYIVPGAGHVDLYDRLNYIPFEKLASFFSKYLQGN from the coding sequence ATGAACAAAAATAGCTTTATCACTCATTGTTTCCGCATTCTCACTGCGATGACGCTGGGCATGACTGGCGTTGGCGTTGCATCTGCGGCAGACAAGTCCAATGGAGCAGACAACTTTTACAAGAGCGAAAGGGTAATCATGCAAAAGGTTGAGTTTAAAAATCAATACAACATGAATGTTGCAGGGAATTTATTTATTCCCAAAGGCTTGAAGCAGAGCACCAAGAATCCAGCGATCATTGTCGGGCATCCCATGGGCGCAGTAAAAGAACAAAGTGCGAACCTGTATGCCACGAAAATGGCTGAACAGGGATTCGTAACCTTGTCTCTGGATTTGTCTTTCTGGGGAGAGAGTGAGGGGCAGCCTCGCAACGCTGTCTCGCCGGATATCTATGCCGAGGATTTCAGTGCGGCGGTGGATTTCCTGGGCACCCGACCGTTTGTTGACAAGGAACGGATTGGTGCTATCGGGATTTGTGGCAGCGGAAGCTTTGTCATCAGCGCAGCCAAGATCGACCAGCGCATGAAAGCCATCGCGACCGTCAGCATGTACGATATGGGCGCTGCCTTCCGTAACGGACTTAGGCACTCGCAGACTGTCGAGCAGCGGAAACAAATCTTTACGGCAGCAGCCGAGCAGCGTTATGTGGAATTCACGGGCGGTGAAACCAAATACGTCGGCGGGACGGTACATCAACTAAATGCGGACACCGACCCTATTCAGCGTGAGTTTTACGATTTCTACCGCACTCCGCGAGGTGAATTCACTCCCAAGAGCTCGTCACCTGCACTCACAACGCACCCGACGCTCACCAGTGTCGTCAAGTTCGCGAATTTTTACCCATTCACGGACATAGAGACGATTTCTCCTCGTCCCATGCTTTTCATCACGGGTGAGAACGCTCATTCCAGAGAGTTCAGCGAAGACGCCTACAAGAAGGCGACCGAACCGAAAGAACTCTACATTGTTCCTGGCGCCGGGCATGTGGATCTGTACGACCGATTGAACTACATCCCCTTTGAAAAGCTCGCATCCTTTTTTAGCAAGTATCTGCAAGGGAACTGA
- a CDS encoding DUF169 domain-containing protein — translation MESKIAKAIGLKHDPVAVVLTDEKPEDASQFKPGKWGCVMSMFANAARGRTTAFDAQTYGCWGGGVGLGFGNAYEQFPGGVDCFTRFLSSGNKEWEKGRQVGEALAGAAGKEFADDFLEGERYVKSPELVDQWLEDLPMTEIGSRYVLFKPLADMDSEREKPENVVFIVDADQLSALVILANYARKGMENVTIPYAAGCQTIGILPWREAKSENPRAVVGLTDVSARKYVRKLLGAGYLSFAMPWKLFLEMESTVEGSFLERPTWLSLQDSRQ, via the coding sequence ATGGAATCTAAAATCGCCAAGGCTATTGGACTCAAGCACGACCCCGTCGCGGTTGTGCTGACAGATGAAAAACCGGAAGACGCCTCGCAGTTCAAACCCGGCAAATGGGGGTGTGTGATGTCTATGTTTGCCAATGCGGCAAGAGGCAGGACCACGGCTTTTGACGCACAGACCTACGGCTGCTGGGGTGGCGGCGTCGGTCTGGGGTTCGGCAATGCCTATGAGCAGTTTCCGGGGGGAGTCGACTGCTTTACCCGGTTTCTGTCGTCTGGCAATAAAGAGTGGGAAAAGGGAAGGCAAGTTGGAGAAGCTCTTGCCGGCGCTGCGGGAAAAGAGTTTGCAGACGACTTCCTGGAAGGCGAAAGATATGTAAAAAGCCCGGAACTGGTGGATCAGTGGCTTGAAGATCTGCCCATGACGGAAATAGGGTCCCGCTATGTGCTTTTTAAACCGCTTGCGGATATGGATAGCGAGAGAGAAAAGCCGGAAAACGTCGTTTTTATCGTGGATGCCGATCAGTTGTCCGCTCTGGTTATCCTTGCCAATTACGCCAGAAAAGGGATGGAAAACGTGACCATTCCCTACGCCGCCGGCTGCCAGACCATTGGCATTCTTCCCTGGCGCGAGGCTAAATCGGAGAATCCCCGGGCAGTCGTGGGACTGACCGACGTTTCAGCCAGAAAGTATGTCCGCAAACTTCTGGGCGCGGGGTATCTGTCGTTTGCCATGCCCTGGAAGTTGTTTCTCGAAATGGAGAGCACTGTAGAAGGGAGTTTTTTGGAGCGACCCACTTGGCTGTCTCTTCAGGACTCCAGGCAGTAA
- a CDS encoding MFS transporter: MSMSLENKAGPMTGMESAVALVDVREDVVCSAAEEMVSAGYMAVAVTSVTEQSAISEWQIWSAVGSMALCVAMLIASEFMPVSLLTPIAADLGATNGMAGQAISISGLFAVGTSVFIATIAGRIDRRHVLMGLTGLMLASLILIAEAPNFAVLMVARALLGMAIGGFWALATATIMRLVPEESVPKALGVMYTGNALATTFAAPIGSYLGGIIGWRGVFWALVPIVVMNLIWQWLSLPSMPPQTANPVGKVLGLLKRRNVAFAMLGVMLTFAGAFATFTYMRPFLETYTQVSVPQLSLLLLGLGGAGFAGTYGAGALLGRHLYSLLRWLPMALGVVTLGLLAVGHILWEVAALMIAWGALNSAIPVSWSTWLTKGISDEPESGGGLIVAAIQLSILLGAAFGGLLLDHVSIAATLIGGSILLVFASLIIGNGDRIKPHA; encoded by the coding sequence ATGAGCATGTCTCTTGAAAATAAAGCCGGACCCATGACCGGCATGGAATCTGCGGTGGCGCTGGTAGACGTCCGCGAAGATGTGGTTTGCTCAGCAGCAGAAGAGATGGTCTCTGCTGGCTATATGGCGGTTGCTGTCACGTCGGTTACAGAACAGTCGGCCATATCCGAGTGGCAGATATGGAGCGCGGTCGGCTCTATGGCGCTGTGCGTAGCAATGCTGATCGCCTCGGAGTTCATGCCGGTCAGCCTGCTGACACCAATTGCCGCCGATCTTGGTGCAACCAACGGAATGGCGGGCCAGGCGATCTCGATTTCCGGTCTCTTCGCGGTGGGAACCAGCGTGTTTATCGCAACCATCGCAGGACGCATCGATCGTCGCCATGTGCTGATGGGGCTAACAGGGCTGATGTTGGCTTCGCTGATCTTGATTGCCGAGGCACCTAACTTTGCCGTGTTAATGGTTGCCCGAGCGCTTTTGGGTATGGCAATCGGTGGGTTTTGGGCTCTGGCCACAGCAACAATCATGCGCCTGGTTCCGGAGGAATCCGTTCCAAAGGCGTTGGGGGTCATGTACACTGGCAACGCCTTAGCCACCACCTTTGCCGCGCCAATCGGCAGCTATCTGGGGGGGATAATCGGCTGGCGCGGTGTCTTCTGGGCACTTGTGCCCATAGTGGTAATGAATCTGATCTGGCAATGGCTGAGCCTGCCGTCTATGCCTCCACAAACAGCCAACCCCGTCGGTAAAGTCCTCGGCCTGCTGAAGCGGCGTAATGTCGCCTTCGCGATGCTTGGCGTAATGCTCACCTTTGCCGGTGCCTTTGCCACCTTCACCTATATGCGGCCATTCCTTGAAACCTACACTCAGGTAAGCGTACCCCAGTTGTCTCTGCTCCTGCTTGGCTTGGGAGGAGCTGGATTTGCCGGAACATATGGAGCTGGTGCACTGCTTGGGCGACATCTCTATTCGTTGCTCAGATGGCTACCCATGGCGTTAGGCGTGGTGACACTTGGCCTTTTGGCAGTTGGGCATATTCTATGGGAAGTGGCAGCCTTGATGATAGCTTGGGGGGCACTGAACTCGGCCATTCCTGTGTCATGGTCCACCTGGCTGACGAAAGGCATCAGCGACGAACCGGAAAGCGGTGGTGGGTTGATTGTGGCAGCAATCCAGCTCTCAATCCTGCTGGGTGCTGCATTCGGTGGTTTGCTCCTGGATCATGTGTCAATCGCGGCAACGCTGATCGGTGGTTCGATTCTTCTGGTTTTTGCGTCGCTGATTATCGGCAATGGCGACCGCATCAAGCCGCACGCATGA
- a CDS encoding MBL fold metallo-hydrolase — translation MKLIIFYTLLSGVVIIMASTQLNSTSSAQTRSSLSLDSDQKNPVMVTKGGALEQARIMWDFFFNKPADTRPSGKIPVQTLTKQQLLAAPNNTVYRLGHSTVLLKLHGAFWITDPMFSDRASPIQFAGPERFHAPPISIDELPPIKAVIISHDHYDHLDHDSIMQLAGKTDYFLTPLGVGDILVDWGVPAAKVRQLDWWQGIDIGDVRFVATPAQHFSGRGLFNKNQTQWASWVILAPDQRVFFSGDSGYFDGFRQIGEKYGPFDLTLLETGAYNENWPNVHMHPEESIQAHLDLKGRRLLPIHNGTFDLSMHSWWEPFDRIVALGDVQGIPVITPLMGEPASMHDTTGGRRWWKFQERYKETEQVHVNGQPAAEQL, via the coding sequence ATGAAGCTAATCATATTCTATACCCTGCTATCAGGAGTTGTTATCATCATGGCATCAACACAGCTTAACTCAACCAGCTCTGCCCAGACCCGATCATCTCTGTCCCTCGATAGCGACCAGAAAAATCCGGTCATGGTTACCAAAGGCGGGGCGCTTGAACAGGCTCGCATCATGTGGGATTTCTTCTTCAATAAACCTGCAGACACACGTCCATCCGGGAAGATTCCCGTACAGACGCTGACAAAGCAACAGTTACTGGCCGCCCCGAACAACACGGTATATCGCCTTGGTCACTCAACCGTGCTGCTGAAGCTGCACGGCGCTTTCTGGATCACCGATCCGATGTTTTCTGACCGTGCATCCCCGATACAGTTTGCCGGGCCGGAGCGGTTTCACGCGCCCCCCATCAGCATAGACGAGCTCCCGCCGATCAAGGCGGTCATCATCTCCCACGACCATTACGATCACCTGGACCACGATTCCATCATGCAGCTGGCGGGGAAGACGGACTATTTCCTGACGCCGCTCGGGGTGGGAGACATTCTTGTCGACTGGGGGGTGCCGGCAGCAAAGGTGCGGCAACTGGATTGGTGGCAGGGGATTGATATCGGCGATGTCCGTTTTGTTGCCACGCCTGCGCAACACTTTTCCGGTCGTGGTCTGTTCAACAAAAATCAAACCCAGTGGGCTTCATGGGTCATCCTTGCCCCTGACCAGCGCGTGTTCTTCAGTGGCGATTCAGGCTACTTCGATGGCTTCAGGCAGATCGGCGAGAAATACGGCCCCTTTGACCTGACCCTTCTGGAAACCGGTGCCTACAATGAAAATTGGCCGAACGTCCATATGCACCCGGAAGAGAGCATCCAGGCCCATCTCGACCTGAAGGGCAGGCGCCTGCTCCCTATCCACAACGGCACCTTCGATCTGTCCATGCACTCCTGGTGGGAACCGTTCGACAGGATAGTCGCCCTGGGTGATGTTCAAGGCATTCCGGTCATTACCCCCCTGATGGGTGAACCGGCGAGCATGCACGACACCACGGGTGGTCGGCGCTGGTGGAAATTTCAGGAGAGATACAAAGAAACCGAGCAGGTGCACGTTAATGGGCAACCGGCAGCCGAGCAACTTTAA
- a CDS encoding carboxymuconolactone decarboxylase family protein translates to MNRLVTGFLAIMLFMMLVIAAIAEAQPMDKNQALSAKQQGIIPISAFTAKGDLDKLKVSLNEGLDAGLSVSEIKEILVQMYAYTGFPRSLNAIGAFMGVLEERQKKGIKDVPGKEPSPLPANKSSIELGTEIQTHLVGKPVTGTIYTFAPAIDQFLKGHLFGDIFGRDNLDFQSREIATIAALASMDGVNPQLQAHFNVGLNTGLTEVQLKSLIDVLRAKVGKNESARAARLLDEVLKSRKASSNN, encoded by the coding sequence ATGAATAGACTGGTCACCGGGTTTCTGGCAATCATGCTGTTCATGATGCTGGTCATTGCAGCCATTGCGGAGGCACAACCCATGGACAAAAATCAGGCGCTGAGCGCAAAACAGCAAGGCATTATTCCCATCTCTGCTTTTACCGCCAAGGGTGATCTGGACAAGCTGAAAGTCTCCCTGAACGAAGGTCTGGATGCCGGCCTGAGCGTCAGCGAGATCAAGGAAATCCTGGTGCAGATGTATGCCTATACCGGCTTTCCGCGCAGCCTGAACGCTATCGGCGCCTTCATGGGCGTTTTGGAAGAGCGGCAGAAAAAGGGGATCAAGGACGTTCCAGGGAAAGAGCCGAGCCCCTTGCCTGCCAACAAAAGCAGCATCGAACTGGGAACGGAAATCCAGACGCATCTGGTCGGAAAGCCTGTCACCGGAACAATATATACCTTTGCTCCCGCCATCGATCAGTTTTTAAAAGGTCATCTGTTCGGCGATATCTTCGGGCGTGACAATCTTGACTTCCAGAGCAGGGAGATTGCCACCATTGCGGCTCTGGCCAGCATGGATGGCGTCAATCCCCAACTGCAGGCCCATTTCAACGTCGGGCTTAATACCGGCCTGACTGAGGTTCAGCTAAAGAGCCTGATTGACGTGCTCAGGGCCAAAGTTGGCAAAAATGAATCGGCCAGAGCTGCCAGGCTGCTAGATGAGGTTTTAAAAAGCAGAAAAGCTTCAAGCAATAACTAA
- a CDS encoding (R)-mandelonitrile lyase, translating into MKFTTLLVSLSLLASMGAFASKAEAAEENKPSQSITRAGTQASIEGSAEYFTGNVRVDPLFAANDAAPFSGAYVTFEPGARSAWHIHPTGQRLLVTAGVGRTGEWGGAVEEIRAGDVIWCPPKVKHWHGASPTTAMTHIALTGTADGKNVEWLEKVSDEQYHGKPRGKHE; encoded by the coding sequence ATGAAATTCACAACATTGCTCGTATCGCTATCTCTTCTTGCATCAATGGGTGCTTTTGCCAGCAAGGCAGAAGCCGCGGAAGAAAACAAACCGTCCCAAAGCATAACCAGGGCCGGCACCCAGGCTTCCATCGAAGGATCGGCCGAATACTTTACCGGCAATGTCCGTGTCGATCCTCTGTTTGCAGCCAACGACGCGGCACCATTTTCCGGTGCCTATGTGACCTTTGAGCCAGGGGCCCGGTCAGCCTGGCACATCCACCCGACCGGGCAGCGCCTGCTGGTGACTGCCGGTGTCGGCCGGACCGGTGAATGGGGAGGAGCGGTGGAAGAGATCAGGGCCGGCGACGTGATCTGGTGTCCGCCTAAGGTAAAGCATTGGCACGGAGCATCACCAACTACGGCAATGACCCATATCGCCCTCACCGGGACAGCCGACGGCAAGAACGTCGAGTGGCTGGAAAAGGTCAGCGACGAGCAGTACCACGGCAAACCGAGAGGCAAGCATGAATAG
- a CDS encoding iron-containing alcohol dehydrogenase, which yields MNNFIYSIPTTAYFGKGQISILGETIKSHGGSRVLLAYGGGSIKQNGIYETILQQFGRAGLAYVELSGIQPNPRVESVEEGIELYRNNGCDFILAVGGGSTLDACKAIAAGVKYDGPVNDLFVGEPGGATISEVAPLATILTMAGTGSEMDMGGVITVGADHKKKVIMHPLLNPLFSILDPEYTYTVPEYHSMAGVADILCHLMEQYFTPDVAAKVQDRMNEGVMKVVLEDAPKILANPQDYDARANIMWASSMALAGFQFLLGKPSFAFPLHGMGHELSSKYDMTHGVTLALLTPAWMRHTMSTAPAYLPIFARFARNVFDIREEDDAKAAEEGVKKLQAFYSAIKMPANLREAGVKEEDLNVMAEKAVENGKLGILTPLGKDEVLQILRAAF from the coding sequence ATGAACAACTTCATTTACAGCATTCCAACCACTGCCTACTTCGGCAAGGGACAAATCAGCATTCTCGGCGAAACCATCAAGTCCCATGGCGGTTCCAGGGTGCTGCTGGCCTATGGCGGCGGCAGCATCAAGCAAAACGGCATCTACGAGACCATTCTTCAGCAGTTCGGTCGGGCCGGTCTTGCCTACGTGGAATTGAGCGGTATCCAGCCAAACCCGCGGGTCGAAAGCGTGGAGGAAGGCATCGAACTCTATCGCAACAACGGTTGTGATTTCATCCTGGCCGTGGGGGGCGGATCGACCCTGGACGCCTGCAAGGCCATTGCCGCCGGGGTAAAATATGATGGCCCGGTCAACGATCTGTTCGTCGGAGAACCGGGAGGTGCCACTATCAGCGAGGTGGCTCCCCTGGCCACCATCCTGACCATGGCGGGAACCGGTTCCGAGATGGATATGGGGGGAGTCATCACCGTCGGTGCAGATCATAAGAAAAAAGTTATCATGCATCCGCTCCTCAATCCCCTATTCTCCATTCTTGACCCGGAGTACACCTACACGGTACCGGAATATCATTCCATGGCGGGTGTCGCTGACATCCTCTGCCACCTGATGGAACAATATTTTACCCCCGATGTCGCTGCCAAGGTTCAGGATCGCATGAACGAAGGGGTCATGAAGGTTGTGCTGGAGGACGCCCCGAAGATCCTGGCGAACCCGCAGGACTATGACGCCCGCGCCAACATCATGTGGGCCAGCTCCATGGCTTTGGCCGGGTTCCAGTTTCTGCTCGGCAAACCGAGTTTCGCCTTCCCGCTGCACGGCATGGGACACGAACTCTCCAGCAAGTACGACATGACCCATGGCGTCACCCTGGCGCTGCTGACTCCCGCCTGGATGCGTCACACCATGAGTACGGCTCCCGCATACCTGCCGATCTTTGCACGATTCGCACGCAACGTCTTCGATATACGTGAGGAAGACGATGCCAAAGCTGCAGAAGAAGGCGTCAAAAAGTTGCAGGCATTCTATTCCGCCATCAAGATGCCGGCGAATCTTCGTGAGGCAGGCGTCAAGGAAGAAGACCTGAACGTTATGGCAGAGAAGGCAGTGGAAAATGGAAAACTGGGCATCCTGACCCCGCTTGGCAAGGACGAGGTGCTGCAGATCCTGCGTGCGGCATTTTAA
- a CDS encoding BRO-N domain-containing protein, with product MAHCRCSISGQGPLFHFNALCSDMARGLFMADSKLSYGFLQNGRQNDFRGVEIWLDKTALIIDLKRGKCDKFELFTASIQPWPWLSRTQTRGSITMKNKLAIFEDYQIRRLYDEETETWYFSVVDIIRALLQQPDYQTARKYWNKLKERMSKEGNESVTNCHRLKLEAADGKKYLTDVASPETLLRLIQSVPSPRAEPIKLWLAKVGYERMQDMADPARSLDRAREYWQQHGRSEKWIQQRMMGQETRNKLTDYWKEHDIKKESEFAILTNIIHQEWAGVAVKEHKKLKGLKTQNLRDHMSEAELIFTALAELSTRQIAETMAATGMKENKVAGKKGGGIALKARVDLEEKTGRSVVTGENFLPPGRKKISDK from the coding sequence ATGGCCCACTGCCGCTGTTCCATTTCAGGGCAGGGGCCACTGTTTCATTTTAACGCATTGTGTTCCGATATGGCACGTGGTTTGTTTATGGCTGACAGCAAGCTTTCCTACGGCTTCCTGCAAAACGGCAGACAGAATGATTTCAGAGGCGTAGAAATTTGGCTCGATAAAACCGCTTTAATAATTGACTTAAAAAGGGGTAAGTGCGATAAATTCGAGCTATTTACAGCCAGTATCCAGCCCTGGCCCTGGTTATCACGAACACAAACAAGAGGTTCAATTACCATGAAAAACAAGCTGGCGATTTTCGAAGATTATCAAATCCGCAGGCTTTACGACGAGGAAACCGAAACCTGGTATTTCTCAGTGGTTGATATCATCCGGGCACTGCTGCAGCAGCCGGATTATCAAACAGCCCGGAAGTATTGGAATAAGCTGAAAGAGCGCATGAGCAAGGAAGGGAATGAGTCGGTGACAAATTGTCACCGACTGAAACTGGAAGCGGCTGACGGGAAGAAATACCTCACAGATGTCGCCAGCCCGGAAACCCTGCTGCGCCTGATCCAGTCGGTGCCCAGCCCCAGAGCCGAGCCGATCAAGCTCTGGCTGGCAAAGGTCGGCTATGAGCGGATGCAGGACATGGCCGACCCGGCGCGGTCACTGGATCGGGCAAGGGAGTACTGGCAGCAGCACGGCAGAAGCGAAAAATGGATCCAGCAGCGGATGATGGGGCAGGAAACCCGCAACAAGCTGACCGATTACTGGAAAGAGCACGACATCAAGAAGGAGAGCGAGTTTGCCATCCTGACCAACATCATTCATCAGGAATGGGCCGGTGTCGCCGTAAAGGAGCACAAGAAGCTCAAGGGGCTGAAGACCCAGAATCTGCGCGACCACATGAGTGAAGCGGAGCTTATTTTTACCGCCCTGGCCGAACTCTCCACCCGCCAGATTGCCGAGACGATGGCAGCCACCGGCATGAAGGAAAATAAGGTTGCCGGAAAAAAAGGTGGCGGCATTGCCCTGAAAGCGCGGGTGGATCTTGAAGAGAAGACCGGCAGGAGTGTAGTGACCGGGGAGAATTTTCTGCCGCCGGGGAGAAAGAAGATTTCGGATAAATGA